GCATCATGGCATCAAGACTTACTTAAGCAGGTAAGTGAACAGGTCAAAAAAACTACAAAAGCCATCGATCCAACATCAACGCTTGATGAGTTTGAGGTTGCTGGCACGCTTGAAATTCCACAGATGTTGGCTTTTATTGCCAAATACAAAAAATATGATGCGGTTGTGGTTACAGGCTGTGTTATTAGGGGAGAAACATCACACTATGAGCATATTTGTGACACCGTTTTTCCTGCTATTGATCAAATCGCCAGAGAATATACTTTGCCAGTAGGCAACGCTATCTTGAGTGTTGAAAACATGGCTCAAGCCCAAGCCAGAGTAAATGGTGAACATGGACGTAAAGGTGAAGAAGCCTGTCATGCCGCCTTATTGTTGGCTCAAACATACAGAGAGATAAAGGCATCACAATGATTCGGAGAAGACGCTCAAGAGAGCAAGCCTTACAAATATTATATTTCATGGACTATGCAGATGTAGAAGCCCATGAAGCCCGTAATCTTTTTCAAGGCCATTTTGAAGTGAAAAACGCTGATGCCAGTTACATGCAAACCTTGATTTTTGGTGTTGAAGACCATCAAGTAGCCATTGATGAAATTTTAGAAAAAGCTTTAGAGCATTGGAAATTGTACCGTTTGGGAAAAATTGATAAAAGCATTTTGAGAATAGGGGTCTATGAAATGGTGTTTGCTGTTGAAAAAATTGCATCACCAGTTGCCATCAATGAGGCCGTGGAATTAGGGAAAAAGTATGGTGATGAAAAAACCTCCAGTTTTGTTAATGGAGTATTGGATAGAGTTGCCAAGGAGTATCAACGATGATTTTTGAAAAATACCGTCAACGACAAAACCACAAAAAAATAGTAAAACATTATGCACAAGTTTTTGAAGAACTGCAGTGTGATATTTTATATGTTCCAGTTTATGCCAGTGAAAGCAGTCAACATCCTTTGGCCATGATCTTAGATAACAACATCAATTATTTTTTAGGGCAAGCATTAAGAAGTAAACGATTTACCGGTCACTTAACAGAATACCTATGGTACATTCCCAAAAAATTTAAAGGTATAGGCAGTATTTGTTTTTTTGGGGTGGGACCAAAAGAGAGATTAAACTTAACCATTTTTCAGTCTATTTTAAATCAGGCCACCCAGCTGGATGGTTTTAGAACGCATGCTGAAACATCAGCACAAGCAACGTATACCAAAAAACAATATGTCATTATGCCCAATATAGACGGGCAAAGAAATCGCTTGCTTAAAATTACCTGAGCTAAAAGGTACCGGGTACCTTTTATACAAGGGTGTAAAGATTAAATAAAATAGCTGACAAAGATAAAATACCTATGCTCGTCAAAGTTAGAACCATGCCTGTTACTCTATAGTTAAAATTGGGTGGGCTTTTTAGTTCCATTTTACTTAATGCAAAAAAGTGGATGATGCGGCCTACAGTGAAACAGCTGGCAATCACAATTAAAAAACTGTTTGCAAAATGATGTGTATTTTCCAAAAGAAATAAAAGAATTAAAAAAAATGGTGTGTAGGCACAAAAATTTGCATGTGCACTGACAAGATTTGCTAAGGGGTCTTTTTTATCACCATAGCCAATACTGATTTTATATTTACGGCGTGCTTTAATGGTAGCTCTAGAGATAAACAAAAGAATAAAACCTAAAATACCTGCAAACAATAAACTGATCATTTAATTACTATACGTGTAAGTAGTGTAATGGCAATAAAAGCTTTAATGTAAATAAAATCATTTCATTGTAATAAGATACAAAAAAGCGCACATTATTATATTGCGTGCGCTTTAAATTAAGTGATTGTAAATTAATCTTCTTGGTTAAGTTGTAAGTAATATTGGGCAACTTCAAAAAACCTTTGTTCATTTAAGCTGGTCATGATGTTATCTACAGCTTTTTCCATCCCAGATGGAGACAAAACAAAAGGAGCACTTTCTAGTACTTTTTTTGCTTCTAAAACTTTTTCATTGTTTCTAAATTTTTCAATTTTATTTTGGGTTTCTTCATAAAAATCATCTTCCATCACCACTTTTAAAGCTTCTTCACTGGGTAGTTGAAAGTCAGACTTAGGGTCCAAATCATTTAATGTTGTGGAAACAAAAGTGGTTCTTCTGTCTTCAATGGCCACATCTGAGTCACTGGCATAGGTATATTTTGGACTAAGACTAGTAAAGTAAGCATCTAATTCTGCAATAGCATTTTCAACATCTGCAATGCGGTCTTTGGATACATACATTGTTTTAGACATAATTCTGACTGATTCAACAGTAGCTTGTGCAACATTTTTTGGGGGAGCAATACCTAAAAAGACAACGTTCACCTTTTTATTTTTAGCTTCTGGAATGTTGCTTAATAACATATTGGCAATGGTTTCACTAAAGTGACCTAAATTTAAATCACGTGCACCCCCTTCAATAAAAATCCAATCTGGGTTGATGCTTCCGTCATTGACTTTGCCTAAAAACGTTTGATCAACGTACTTTGATGTCCAATCTGGATTGGTGTAATAAAGACCTCTACTGCCCATGCCCAAGGCTTTGTAAGCATAGTCTTGCATGTGCAGCTCTATTTGAAAATAAGGTTGAGAAACATCAATCAATTCATGATCAAAACCCGCTTCTGTAAGTGCTGCAGACAATTTTCCAGGCAAACGATTTTCTACTGGTTCTAAATAAGGCGTGGCAGAGGTCCAAGAACCAATGTACAAAATTTGTGGTTTATAACTGTTGGTTTGTTCGGGTGCGCCTTCATTTTGGCTGTAAGCAGTATTAAAACTTAAAATTGAAAATAACAACACATACACAGTTTTTTTTAACATGAAAATTCCCCTTTAGGCTTGTATTTTTAATGCATCGCATAATTATTAGATTATCAAGGTTTTGTCAAATGAATTAGATATTGTCATCAAGGTCATCTACGATTATGATAGGCCAAGTGAGTGCTCAAGAAGACAATTTAGATCAACTGATTAAGCAGCATGAACAATCTGGCTTACCTGATTTGGTAGTTGAGCCTTCTGCGTGGCAAGAGAAAATGGAGCAGTTGTTTCAAACTTGGGTAGAACCGATCATTCAATGGTTGCGATCATGGTTTAATGGACTGAATAAAATCAACAACCAGTATCAACTCCCTTGGAAGGCAATTATTCTTGGCAGTTTGCTGATTTTATTGATGATAGGTTTGTTCATGCTGGTTAGATATTTTTTTAAAAAAAAACAGAGCTTTTTGCAACTTATTCATGATGACCCAATGCCTATGCAAAGGCAAAGCTTATATGCAGCATATGTTCAAGCAGAACAAAAGGGTGAGTATGCTTTGGCGGCCCGCTTGTATTGGAAGTGTTTTTTACAAGAAAAAAACATAAGTTTATCCAAAACGCCTTTAGAGTATTTTGGCTATAAAGATATGGTTAAGGAAATTTATACATTAATGTTTTTATCTCCAGCGCAAAAAAAAGATTTTGAGCAATTTAAAGAGAGTTTGAACCGGAGCAATGATGAAAAATAAAAACTTTGCCATTGCACTTTTGGTTATTTTGACAGTCCTTTATTTTGTTGCGCAGATCAAACAATCCCACAAAAAGTCGCAAGATGGGATTAATACCAATAGCAAAAGTCCTTTAGGCTTGAGCATTGCTAAAACTTATTTATCCGATCAAGTGCAACTGAATAAAAAAGCTTTTCATGATTATTTAGATTTAAAAGCTTACGATATGATTGCTGTTCATTCGCCAAAATTTCCTTTATCACTGTATGAAATTGAAACCCTTAAAACTTATGCCTATGAAGGTGGAAATCTTTTATTCACCGCTTTGACTGAAGATGATTATAAACGCTTAAATTTACAAAGTTTGGTTGCAACTAAAGAAACAAAAAAATCAGGGGACAAGTATGTTAAAGCTGCAAAAGATAAAACATTTAAAAACGGTGAAACAACAGAAATGCCGTGGCCAGGTATGCAGACGATTAAACATTACTCTGCTATCCATTGGGTAGAGGTTATTGAGAAAAAAGATTTAAAGGATAATAAAGAGAAAAATAAAAGCTATTTAGATCCAGAAGAAGTACACCTTGTGCATAACCCGGAGTACTTATTGCAATGGCCCTTAGGTAGAGGAAGTGTGACTGTTTTGTTGGGCGTGCCTCCTTATGCCAACAGCATGTTACAGTTTAGTGAAAATCAGGATTT
This window of the Oligoflexia bacterium genome carries:
- the ribH gene encoding 6,7-dimethyl-8-ribityllumazine synthase, translated to MKTEDKHISNLHQEFGPYAVALIKASWHQDLLKQVSEQVKKTTKAIDPTSTLDEFEVAGTLEIPQMLAFIAKYKKYDAVVVTGCVIRGETSHYEHICDTVFPAIDQIAREYTLPVGNAILSVENMAQAQARVNGEHGRKGEEACHAALLLAQTYREIKASQ
- the nusB gene encoding transcription antitermination factor NusB, which produces MIRRRRSREQALQILYFMDYADVEAHEARNLFQGHFEVKNADASYMQTLIFGVEDHQVAIDEILEKALEHWKLYRLGKIDKSILRIGVYEMVFAVEKIASPVAINEAVELGKKYGDEKTSSFVNGVLDRVAKEYQR
- a CDS encoding MAPEG family protein, which translates into the protein MISLLFAGILGFILLFISRATIKARRKYKISIGYGDKKDPLANLVSAHANFCAYTPFFLILLFLLENTHHFANSFLIVIASCFTVGRIIHFFALSKMELKSPPNFNYRVTGMVLTLTSIGILSLSAILFNLYTLV